The following proteins are co-located in the Tachysurus vachellii isolate PV-2020 chromosome 17, HZAU_Pvac_v1, whole genome shotgun sequence genome:
- the onecut2 gene encoding one cut domain family member 2 isoform X2, which translates to MKTAYNAYRCLVKEDLDAFAMNPEMTMDGMGGLHGALSASGHEHDLLSDHSPHHARSSNTTTSTSSLRIHQDLASRSAMVSGMATILDGAGEYRAELSLPLHHGMSMSVPCDTSPPGMGMSGTYTTLTPLQPLPPISTVSDKFHHPHHHHHHHHHHHHHQRLSGNVSGSFTLMRDDRALPGMNNLYSAYHKDMSGVAPSLSPLGNGLGSVHGAQQSLHGYGGNTGAGHDKMLGSNFDAHAAMLARGDQQHLSRGLGGPVASMMPPHLNGMHPGAAVHHPHPHAPVLAASGRDRPPSSSSSSSSSGNGGAGAQHHQQQHQQQLEEINTKEVAQRITAELKRYSIPQAIFAQRVLCRSQGTLSDLLRNPKPWSKLKSGRETFRRMWKWLQEPEFQRMSALRLAACKRKEQDSGKERSNTPKKSRLVFTDLQRRTLLAIFKENKRPSKEMQLTISQQLGLELSTVSNFFMNARRRSLDKWMDEGSPGGASSASSTCTKV; encoded by the exons ATGAAGACTGCCTACAACGCCTATCGATGCCTGGTCAAGGAGGATCTGGATGCTTTCGCCATGAACCCGGAGATGACAATGGACGGCATGGGCGGCCTGCACGGCGCGCTGAGCGCGAGCGGCCATGAGCACGACCTGCTGAGCGACCACAGCCCGCATCACGCACGCAGCAGTAACACCACCACTTCCACTTCGTCGTTGCGGATACACCAGGATCTGGCGTCGCGCTCGGCGATGGTGTCCGGCATGGCGACCATCCTGGATGGTGCGGGAGAGTACCGAGCCGAGCTGTCTCTACCGCTCCATCACGGGATGAGCATGAGCGTGCCGTGCGACACGTCGCCCCCTGGTATGGGCATGAGCGGCACCTATACCACGCTGACCCCTTTGCAACCTTTACCGCCCATTTCCACCGTATCGGACAAGTTCCACCATcctcaccatcaccaccaccatcatcaccaccatcaccaccaccagcGGCTCTCGGGCAACGTGAGCGGGAGTTTCACGCTGATGCGGGACGACCGGGCTCTGCCGGGTATGAACAATCTTTACAGTGCGTACCATAAGGACATGAGCGGCGTGGCGCCGAGCCTAAGCCCACTCGGTAACGGCTTAGGGTCGGTGCACGGCGCGCAGCAGAGCCTGCACGGCTACGGCGGCAACACCGGCGCCGGCCACGATAAAATGCTGGGCTCCAACTTTGACGCGCACGCAGCCATGCTGGCCCGTGGGGACCAGCAACACCTGTCCCGGGGCCTCGGCGGTCCCGTGGCGAGTATGATGCCGCCGCATCTAAACGGCATGCACCCCGGCGCCGCGGTGCATCACCCACACCCCCATGCGCCCGTGCTGGCGGCGTCCGGCCGGGACAGGCcgccctcctcctcttcctcctcctcctcctccggtAACGGCGGCGCGGGGGCGCAGCAccatcagcagcagcaccagCAGCAGCTCGAGGAGATCAACACCAAGGAAGTGGCGCAGCGCATTACAGCAGAGCTGAAGCGATACAGTATCCCGCAGGCCATTTTCGCTCAGCGAGTGTTATGCCGCTCGCAAGGCACGTTGTCCGACCTGCTGCGCAACCCCAAGCCGTGGAGTAAACTTAAATCGGGCCGGGAGACCTTCCGTCGCATGTGGAAGTGGCTGCAGGAGCCCGAGTTTCAGAGGATGTCCGCGCTAAGGCTTGcag catgtaaaagaaaagaacaagactCCGGCAAGGAGAGGAGCAATACACCAAAGAAATCGCGCCTGGTTTTCACCGACCTTCAGCGGCGAACGCTATTGGCCATCTTCAAAGAGAACAAGCGCCCGTCCAAAGAGATGCAGCTCACC
- the onecut2 gene encoding one cut domain family member 2 isoform X1: MKTAYNAYRCLVKEDLDAFAMNPEMTMDGMGGLHGALSASGHEHDLLSDHSPHHARSSNTTTSTSSLRIHQDLASRSAMVSGMATILDGAGEYRAELSLPLHHGMSMSVPCDTSPPGMGMSGTYTTLTPLQPLPPISTVSDKFHHPHHHHHHHHHHHHHQRLSGNVSGSFTLMRDDRALPGMNNLYSAYHKDMSGVAPSLSPLGNGLGSVHGAQQSLHGYGGNTGAGHDKMLGSNFDAHAAMLARGDQQHLSRGLGGPVASMMPPHLNGMHPGAAVHHPHPHAPVLAASGRDRPPSSSSSSSSSGNGGAGAQHHQQQHQQQLEEINTKEVAQRITAELKRYSIPQAIFAQRVLCRSQGTLSDLLRNPKPWSKLKSGRETFRRMWKWLQEPEFQRMSALRLAEACKRKEQDSGKERSNTPKKSRLVFTDLQRRTLLAIFKENKRPSKEMQLTISQQLGLELSTVSNFFMNARRRSLDKWMDEGSPGGASSASSTCTKV; encoded by the exons ATGAAGACTGCCTACAACGCCTATCGATGCCTGGTCAAGGAGGATCTGGATGCTTTCGCCATGAACCCGGAGATGACAATGGACGGCATGGGCGGCCTGCACGGCGCGCTGAGCGCGAGCGGCCATGAGCACGACCTGCTGAGCGACCACAGCCCGCATCACGCACGCAGCAGTAACACCACCACTTCCACTTCGTCGTTGCGGATACACCAGGATCTGGCGTCGCGCTCGGCGATGGTGTCCGGCATGGCGACCATCCTGGATGGTGCGGGAGAGTACCGAGCCGAGCTGTCTCTACCGCTCCATCACGGGATGAGCATGAGCGTGCCGTGCGACACGTCGCCCCCTGGTATGGGCATGAGCGGCACCTATACCACGCTGACCCCTTTGCAACCTTTACCGCCCATTTCCACCGTATCGGACAAGTTCCACCATcctcaccatcaccaccaccatcatcaccaccatcaccaccaccagcGGCTCTCGGGCAACGTGAGCGGGAGTTTCACGCTGATGCGGGACGACCGGGCTCTGCCGGGTATGAACAATCTTTACAGTGCGTACCATAAGGACATGAGCGGCGTGGCGCCGAGCCTAAGCCCACTCGGTAACGGCTTAGGGTCGGTGCACGGCGCGCAGCAGAGCCTGCACGGCTACGGCGGCAACACCGGCGCCGGCCACGATAAAATGCTGGGCTCCAACTTTGACGCGCACGCAGCCATGCTGGCCCGTGGGGACCAGCAACACCTGTCCCGGGGCCTCGGCGGTCCCGTGGCGAGTATGATGCCGCCGCATCTAAACGGCATGCACCCCGGCGCCGCGGTGCATCACCCACACCCCCATGCGCCCGTGCTGGCGGCGTCCGGCCGGGACAGGCcgccctcctcctcttcctcctcctcctcctccggtAACGGCGGCGCGGGGGCGCAGCAccatcagcagcagcaccagCAGCAGCTCGAGGAGATCAACACCAAGGAAGTGGCGCAGCGCATTACAGCAGAGCTGAAGCGATACAGTATCCCGCAGGCCATTTTCGCTCAGCGAGTGTTATGCCGCTCGCAAGGCACGTTGTCCGACCTGCTGCGCAACCCCAAGCCGTGGAGTAAACTTAAATCGGGCCGGGAGACCTTCCGTCGCATGTGGAAGTGGCTGCAGGAGCCCGAGTTTCAGAGGATGTCCGCGCTAAGGCTTGcag AAgcatgtaaaagaaaagaacaagactCCGGCAAGGAGAGGAGCAATACACCAAAGAAATCGCGCCTGGTTTTCACCGACCTTCAGCGGCGAACGCTATTGGCCATCTTCAAAGAGAACAAGCGCCCGTCCAAAGAGATGCAGCTCACC
- the onecut2 gene encoding one cut domain family member 2 isoform X3, producing MKTAYNAYRCLVKEDLDAFAMNPEMTMDGMGGLHGALSASGHEHDLLSDHSPHHARSSNTTTSTSSLRIHQDLASRSAMVSGMATILDGAGEYRAELSLPLHHGMSMSVPCDTSPPGMGMSGTYTTLTPLQPLPPISTVSDKFHHPHHHHHHHHHHHHHQRLSGNVSGSFTLMRDDRALPGMNNLYSAYHKDMSGVAPSLSPLGNGLGSVHGAQQSLHGYGGNTGAGHDKMLGSNFDAHAAMLARGDQQHLSRGLGGPVASMMPPHLNGMHPGAAVHHPHPHAPVLAASGRDRPPSSSSSSSSSGNGGAGAQHHQQQHQQQLEEINTKEVAQRITAELKRYSIPQAIFAQRVLCRSQGTLSDLLRNPKPWSKLKSGRETFRRMWKWLQEPEFQRMSALRLAALYLYLAICDRLTVTFASRHDGQAVSFSA from the coding sequence ATGAAGACTGCCTACAACGCCTATCGATGCCTGGTCAAGGAGGATCTGGATGCTTTCGCCATGAACCCGGAGATGACAATGGACGGCATGGGCGGCCTGCACGGCGCGCTGAGCGCGAGCGGCCATGAGCACGACCTGCTGAGCGACCACAGCCCGCATCACGCACGCAGCAGTAACACCACCACTTCCACTTCGTCGTTGCGGATACACCAGGATCTGGCGTCGCGCTCGGCGATGGTGTCCGGCATGGCGACCATCCTGGATGGTGCGGGAGAGTACCGAGCCGAGCTGTCTCTACCGCTCCATCACGGGATGAGCATGAGCGTGCCGTGCGACACGTCGCCCCCTGGTATGGGCATGAGCGGCACCTATACCACGCTGACCCCTTTGCAACCTTTACCGCCCATTTCCACCGTATCGGACAAGTTCCACCATcctcaccatcaccaccaccatcatcaccaccatcaccaccaccagcGGCTCTCGGGCAACGTGAGCGGGAGTTTCACGCTGATGCGGGACGACCGGGCTCTGCCGGGTATGAACAATCTTTACAGTGCGTACCATAAGGACATGAGCGGCGTGGCGCCGAGCCTAAGCCCACTCGGTAACGGCTTAGGGTCGGTGCACGGCGCGCAGCAGAGCCTGCACGGCTACGGCGGCAACACCGGCGCCGGCCACGATAAAATGCTGGGCTCCAACTTTGACGCGCACGCAGCCATGCTGGCCCGTGGGGACCAGCAACACCTGTCCCGGGGCCTCGGCGGTCCCGTGGCGAGTATGATGCCGCCGCATCTAAACGGCATGCACCCCGGCGCCGCGGTGCATCACCCACACCCCCATGCGCCCGTGCTGGCGGCGTCCGGCCGGGACAGGCcgccctcctcctcttcctcctcctcctcctccggtAACGGCGGCGCGGGGGCGCAGCAccatcagcagcagcaccagCAGCAGCTCGAGGAGATCAACACCAAGGAAGTGGCGCAGCGCATTACAGCAGAGCTGAAGCGATACAGTATCCCGCAGGCCATTTTCGCTCAGCGAGTGTTATGCCGCTCGCAAGGCACGTTGTCCGACCTGCTGCGCAACCCCAAGCCGTGGAGTAAACTTAAATCGGGCCGGGAGACCTTCCGTCGCATGTGGAAGTGGCTGCAGGAGCCCGAGTTTCAGAGGATGTCCGCGCTAAGGCTTGcag